ATCCCCTTCCTAAAAATTAACTTTTTACTAATCATAATGTATCATACCTTTTTTTACAACAACTATATTTCCATATTAATAAAGTTTTATCATTACATTCAATCAAGGAATAACGGTCCTCCCCAAAGGTGACTTGGAAGAGATGGACATTAGTCATAAGGAAATGATCACGATTCCCCTCTATTAACTGGAAAGAGTAGGAATTGCCTGGAAAAAGGGCAACTACATCTCCTACGCTACACGAACGTGGAATGAGTTCATTAAAGCGAAACTGGCAGACAGGGAAGACCAATGAAATGATCGAAAACAAAGGACCGCCATTTCGGCGGTCGTCCTCTCATCGATTTCATTCTTCCTTCCGCTTCACCCTGTAGTGCAGCTCCCCCGGTTCCTTGCAAAAGGTACTTCCGCTTCCAGGCTCGTAATAAAAGTTTTTTTTGCCTAAAGAGCGTTCATGGAAGGTAGTATGCAGATAGGACGCTTGGTCCCTTTTGAAGATGAGTTGATTTTTGCTTAAGGATACAGGAAGGCAATGTCCATAGTCTGTGTGGACCAGGGTTTCTTTTTCGTTCATTTCCTCGAGGTCGTGGACGTGAATATAGGAAAACCAGACGCCCCCGACTAACCGGAATGAGCGGGAGGAAAACCAGACCATGCCAAGCTGGGCGTTGATGCAGACGGGCAGTCTGTACTTTCCGCCCAGCACCGATTTGGCTCCCGCAAGGCCGCCATCAAGATCCAGTCCAAAGTGATTGAGCGTATGATTGAGGATTTCAAGACGCGGCTGTGCAACAAGGAAGGTGTTTTCCCCT
This genomic stretch from Peribacillus muralis harbors:
- a CDS encoding competence protein ComK; amino-acid sequence: MMIRRKYVMNKETVAMMEHYDSNGAEQAMVVEGENTFLVAQPRLEILNHTLNHFGLDLDGGLAGAKSVLGGKYRLPVCINAQLGMVWFSSRSFRLVGGVWFSYIHVHDLEEMNEKETLVHTDYGHCLPVSLSKNQLIFKRDQASYLHTTFHERSLGKKNFYYEPGSGSTFCKEPGELHYRVKRKEE